In the Nitrospirota bacterium genome, CATGACCACGTCGGAGATCCCCTTGACCGCCTGGCCCAGCACGTCATCGGCCAGCCGGAAGGATTCGAGCAGCGTCGTCCGCTTCTCGGCCAGGTTGAGCAGCCGCTCGTTCGGGATCACGATGAGCGCGTCCACGTTCTTCTTGAGCTCGGCAATGCCTTCATCGGCCTTCTGCATCCGGGCCACGCCTTCGAAGGTGAACGGCCTGGTCACGACGGCCACCGCGAGCGCGCCGACCTCGCGGGCGAGCCCCGCGATCACCGGCGCCGCGCCCGTGCCCGTGCCGCCGCCCATGCCCGCCGTGATGAAGACCATGTCCGAGCCGGCGAGGGCCGCCTTGATCTTCTCGGCGTCCTCCAGCGCGGCCGACCGGCCGATCTCGGGATTGGCGCCCGCCCCGCGTCCGTTCGTGATCTTCGAGCCGATCTGCAGCTTCGTGGTTGCCTGCACGCGGTCCAGGGCCTGCATGTCCGTGTTCGTCACGATGAACTGCACACCCAGGATGTCGGATTTGACCATGGTGCTGACGGCGTTGCTCCCGCCCCCTCCGACGCCGATGACCTTGATCACCGCCGGCAATCTTTCCTCCTCGAATTGGAACATCCCGCTTGCCCTCCTCTCCTCCCGCGCGTCCGGGCAAGGTCCCTGCCGCTCTCCCCCGCCCTCGCCCGCGACAAAATCCATGATGTCCTGGAAACCTAATTCGAGCTTATCGTCCATGACCCCTCCGGGTGATTCATAAAAGCATTGGAAATTGAAGATTGTTAATTCTCGATATTCAGTTTGAACGCACGCCTTACCTTTGATATTTGCAATTTGCCCTTTGCATTATTCAATGCGGCTTCAACCGCTAAATGTACTCTCCCAGCCACTTCCAGATCCGGTTCAGCGCGCCCCCGCCCTTGAACTTGCGCGGGGCCTCACGCTGGTTATCCGCACCGTAGAGCACGAGCCCGACGCCCGTCGCGTAGATCGGGCTGTTCACGACATCCATGAGGCCGCCGATGTCCCGCGGTGTGCCGCGCCGGATCGGCAGCCCGAGGAAGCGCTCCGCCGCCTCCTGCATACCCTCCATGAGTGCGACGCCGCCGGTGATCACGATGCCCGATGCGAACATGTCCTCGAACCCGGTCTTCTTGAGCCGCTGCTGGACCATGCCGAAGAGCTCCTCCACGCGGGGCTCGATGATCTCCGACAGTATCTGGCGCGACAGCAGCCGGGGGGGCCGCCCGCCCACGCTCGGCACGTCCAGGGTCTCCTCGTGCTTGACGAGCGATGACAGCGCGCACCCGTACTTGATCTTGATCTTCTCGGCCTCGGACGCCGGGGTCCGGAGGCCGATCGCGATGTCGTTCGTCAGGTGGTTTCCGCCGATGGGCAGGACCTCGGTGTGCCAGAGGCTTCCCTCAAGGAAGAGCGCCACGTCCGTCGTCCCGCCCCCGATGTCCACCACGACCACGCCCAGGTTCTGCTCTTCCTCGGTCAGGACGGCTCTGCTCGACGCGAGCGGCTGCAGCGCCAGGTCGCTCACATGGAGCCCGGCCCGCGAGCAGCTCTTCACGATGTTCTGGATCGAGGTCAGCGCCCCGGTGATGATATGCACCTTGGCCTCGAGCCGGACGCCGAACATGCCGAGGGGGTCCTTGATGCCATCCTGGTCGTCGATGATGAACTCCTGCGGGAGCACGTGGAGGACCTGCTGGTCCATGGGGATGTTCACCGCGCGGGCGGCGTCGATCACCCGCGCAATGTCCGTGGCCCCCACTTCCTTGTTCTTGATGGCCACGACCCCGCGGGAATTGATGCCCTTGATATGGCTTCCGGAGATGCCCACGTACACCGAATTGATCTCGACTCCGGCCATCAGCTCCGCTTCCTGCACCGCCTTTTTGATGGATTCGACGGTGCTGTCGATGTTCACGACCACGCCCTTCTTCAGGCCGAGAGACGGGCTGATGCCGATGCCGATGATGTCCACCTGGCCGCCATCCTTGACCTCGCCCACGATGGCGCAGACCTTGGTCGTGCCCAGGTCCAGGCCGACGATCACATTGTCAAGTTTTTTCACCACGGCGTCCTCCGTTTTGCACAGGCTCCCCCTGCCGGCATCCGCATGAGCAGTCGGGATCGATCGTCCCGTCACGATCGAAAGCGTCTCGGGCTTCGCTGTTGATCAGTGGCGCTGATCGGCAGGCAGCCGCTTGTTGCCGGGATTTTTTTTCGCGCCCATCACTCCCGGGCCCCGGGCCGTTTTCACCGCCATCACTGCGGCCTGGCTCTCGGCGCGGAGGTCCACATAGGCGATGTCCAGATTGCGCTGTTTCACGTCCGCCATCACCTCGGCGAGCCGGCGCAGCTTCTCTGCGTACCTGCCGCTTCCGATCTTGAACTCATGGCCGGCGTACACGACGCTCAGTGATTCCGGCGATGCCGCCCTGATCGTGACGTCGGCGGGCTTCCACCCTCCCCGGGATTCGATCTCGGCCAGGAGTGTCAGCGCCTCACTCAGGCGGTCCGTCATGACGGACTCCCCGGGACGCGTTCTCAGGTCCCTGATCACCACGGTGGGCAGCTGCCGTTCGGCTGCCGACTCCTGCACAGCCCGGTCGATCACGAATTCCTCGTGATCGACAAGATAGCGGCCCATATCGGTCTCGAGCACCGCTGCAGGAACGCGCTCGACGACTTCCATCGTAATCCTGTTCGGCAGGCGCCGGTGGATCCTTACGTCCCTGATCCAGGGATTGGCGCGGGCCCGCCGCGCAGCTGCCTCGAGGTCGACACGGAAGATGTTCTGGCCCGTAAAGGGTCCCA is a window encoding:
- the ftsA gene encoding cell division protein FtsA, with amino-acid sequence MVKKLDNVIVGLDLGTTKVCAIVGEVKDGGQVDIIGIGISPSLGLKKGVVVNIDSTVESIKKAVQEAELMAGVEINSVYVGISGSHIKGINSRGVVAIKNKEVGATDIARVIDAARAVNIPMDQQVLHVLPQEFIIDDQDGIKDPLGMFGVRLEAKVHIITGALTSIQNIVKSCSRAGLHVSDLALQPLASSRAVLTEEEQNLGVVVVDIGGGTTDVALFLEGSLWHTEVLPIGGNHLTNDIAIGLRTPASEAEKIKIKYGCALSSLVKHEETLDVPSVGGRPPRLLSRQILSEIIEPRVEELFGMVQQRLKKTGFEDMFASGIVITGGVALMEGMQEAAERFLGLPIRRGTPRDIGGLMDVVNSPIYATGVGLVLYGADNQREAPRKFKGGGALNRIWKWLGEYI
- the ftsZ gene encoding cell division protein FtsZ, coding for MFQFEEERLPAVIKVIGVGGGGSNAVSTMVKSDILGVQFIVTNTDMQALDRVQATTKLQIGSKITNGRGAGANPEIGRSAALEDAEKIKAALAGSDMVFITAGMGGGTGTGAAPVIAGLAREVGALAVAVVTRPFTFEGVARMQKADEGIAELKKNVDALIVIPNERLLNLAEKRTTLLESFRLADDVLGQAVKGISDVVMIPGYVNVDFADVKTVMANRGRAVMGTGVARGENRAMEAAQKAIASPLLEDGSIKGARAVLLNITGGNDMGIYELNEASAIIKEEVDPGANIIFGAVINPVMSEEVMVTVIATGFDEEGIRERVKRPVNLKEYMKVVEKPRRRQQEAFEFKNEALGIDSEDLDKPTFLRRQAD
- a CDS encoding FtsQ-type POTRA domain-containing protein, whose translation is MRDYKNVKVPAKHRSRAGRGSVKRVEAGRGRRKGGASLSRLLGSVLPVLVLLLAAAAVWLSWQAYGMITHADWFQISGVDVRGVHEIKDAELKSIVGPFTGQNIFRVDLEAAARRARANPWIRDVRIHRRLPNRITMEVVERVPAAVLETDMGRYLVDHEEFVIDRAVQESAAERQLPTVVIRDLRTRPGESVMTDRLSEALTLLAEIESRGGWKPADVTIRAASPESLSVVYAGHEFKIGSGRYAEKLRRLAEVMADVKQRNLDIAYVDLRAESQAAVMAVKTARGPGVMGAKKNPGNKRLPADQRH